In a genomic window of Mycosarcoma maydis chromosome 5, whole genome shotgun sequence:
- a CDS encoding putative pre-mRNA splicing factor prp1, producing MSDKPNKLAFLSMQAPAGYVAGLGRGASGFTTRADIGPARLTASSSEHRSNGNADDADDPDDDGPGDEEQARFQDPENETGLFAGAVYEKDDQEADRIWEAVDAKMDSRRKKFREARQKEERDRARAEKPLISAQFADLKRGLSSVTEDQWAALTESGSVTGKRRKAAAKREARNTRSFAISDTILVGNRDRNAVVSALTPDQMQDADQDAGGTITSLTEIGEARNKILSHQLDQASASGTATSIDPKGYLTELSSTVIKSDAEIGDIKKARSLLDSVIKTNPSHAPGWIAAARVEEVAGKMSNARKIIQQGCDHCPRSQDIWLEAARLNTKDNAKVILARSIAHVSQSVPIWLKAVELETDSESKKRVLRKSLEYIPASVKLWKELVNLEENPEDARILLSGAVAAVPLSVELWLALARLSAPEEAKKVLNEARKTIPTSHEIWIAAARLIEETEADEVKVEKTVVAAVRALRKAGVELSRDQWMAEAEQVERQGSPMVCGAIVKATIELDVDEEDRRAVWVGDAATALEKGCVEVARSILAYTLRVFPDRPAIWTQAVALEQQHGSQENVIALLERAVTSCAKAEDLWLALATVHRDAGDTAAARQTLIRAFDANIGSEKISLAAAQLESSQGQLVAARRLLERARVEVGSARVWMKSAQFERDHGYTSTALSLIDEALVQFPQFAKLYMMGAQLSQHLFSGEESVKKAREYLGRGIRWSPNCDALWILAARLEACAGLTIRSRALLERARLSNPSSPLIWYESITIELSSSPPNPTQARTLLSRALQVLPDSGLLWVLAIALEPRAGRKTKMTDALRKTADDSYVLATVAQQFWLEGKPAQARKWFQRATHAAPNIGDHYAIWYKFEQQHGTQHHIDTLHTLVLDAKPKYGLLWPQIRKDPKYKDRTNVDVLKLVADKIVPLK from the coding sequence ATGTCGGACAAGCCCAACAAACTCGCGTTTCTGTCCATGCAGGCACCCGCCGGCTACGTCGCGGGTCTCGGACGTGGTGCTTCGGGATTCACGACACGAGCGGATATCGGACCTGCTCGTCTGaccgcttcctcgtccgagCACAGGTCGAACGGCAATGCGGACGACGCCGATGACCCCGACGATGATGGACCGGGTGACGAAGAGCAGGCACGCTTCCAGGATCCAGAGAACGAAACTGGCTTGTTCGCCGGCGCCGTGTACGAAAAGGACGACCAAGAGGCGGATCGGATTTGGGAAGCTGTCGATGCAAAGATGGACTCACGCCGCAAGAAGTTCAGAGAAGCTCGCCAGAaggaagagagagacagGGCGAGAGCAGAAAAGCCACTGATCAGCGCCCAGTTCGCCGATCTCAAACGTGGGCTTAGTAGTGTCACAGAAGACCAGTGGGCTGCGCTCACCGAATCCGGAAGCGTCACGGGCAAGCGGCgcaaggcagcagcgaaaCGAGAAGCGCGCAATACGCGCTCGTTTGCCATCTCGGATACGATCCTGGTCGGAAATCGCGATAGGAACGCCGTAGTGTCGGCGCTCACTCCGGACCAGATGCAAGATGCTGACCAGGACGCCGGAGGAACGATTACTTCGCTCACCGAAATTGGTGAAGCAAGAAACAAGATCTTGTCACATCAGCTAGATCAAGCCTCGGCCTCTGGCACAGCTACCTCGATCGATCCGAAAGGATACCTCACCGAACTTTCGTCCACAGTGATCAAgagcgatgccgagatcggAGACATCAAGAAAGCGCGCAGCCTGCTAGATTCCGTGATCAAAACCAACCCTTCTCACGCGCCTGGCTGGATTGCAGCCGCGCGAGTCGAAGAAGTGGCAGGCAAAATGTCAAATGCACGCAAGATCATTCAGCAGGGATGCGATCACTGCCCACGATCACAAGATATTTGGCTCGAAGCGGCGCGGCTCAATACAAAAGACAACGCTAAAGTAatcctcgctcgctcgatcGCACACGTCTCTCAATCGGTCCCCATCTGGCTCAAAGCGGTCGAGCTGGAAACCGATAGCGAAAGCAAAAAACGCGTCCTCCGAAAAAGTCTGGAATACATCCCTGCCAGTGTGAAGCTATGGAAGGAGCTGGTCAATTTGGAGGAGAACCCAGAGGATGCGAGGATTCTCCTCAGTGGAGCGGTGGCGGCTGTGCCGctgagcgtcgagctgtgGCTAGCGTTAGCGAGGCTAAGCGCACCGgaggaggccaagaaggtATTGAACGaggcgaggaagacgatCCCGACTTCTCACGAGATCTGGATAGCAGCGGCGAGGTTGATCGAAGAGACCGAGGCGGATGAGGTCAAGGTGGAAAAGACCGTGGTCGCTGCCGTCAGAGCGTTGAGGAAGGCTGGGGTGGAGTTGTCGCGCGATCAGTGGATGGCAGAAGCGGAGCAGGTGGAGAGGCAAGGTAGTCCGATGGTGTGTGGAGCGATTGTCAAGGCAAccatcgagctggatgtcgacgaggaggatcGACGCGCCGTGTGGGTGGGGgatgcagcaacagcgtTAGAGAAAGGGTGCGTCGAGGTGGCGAGGAGTATCCTGGCGTATACGTTACGCGTCTTCCCCGACCGACCAGCGATCTGGACACAAGCTGTAGCgttggagcagcagcacggtAGCCAAGAAAACGTAATTGCGCTATTGGAACGCGCAGTGACATCGTGTGCCAAAGCCGAAGATCTATGGCTTGCCTTGGCGACTGTCCACCGCGACGCGGGCGACACGGCCGCGGCGAGGCAAACGCTCATCCGCGCGTTTGACGCCAACATCGGGAGCGAGAagatctcgctcgctgcggCACAGCTCGAATCGAGCCAGGGACAGCTGGTAGCTGCCAGGCGGCTGCTTGAACGCGCGCGTGTCGAGGTGGGTTCAGCACGCGTATGGATGAAGAGCGCACAATTCGAGCGCGATCACGGATATACCTCTACTGCTCTGTCGTTGATCGATGAGGCGCTGGTGCAATTCCCTCAATTCGCCAAGCTGTACATGATGGGAGCGCAGCTCTCTCAGCACCTCTTCTCTGGCGAAGAGAGCGTCAAGAAAGCACGAGAATATCTGGGCCGAGGAATACGTTGGTCTCCCAACTGTGATGCGCTATGGAtcctcgctgctcgactggAAGCATGCGCTGGTCTCACCATTCGCTCGCGCGCGCTGCTCGAACGTGCGCGCCTCTCGAATCCCTCGTCACCGCTCATCTGGTACGAATCCATCACCATAGAGctctcttcttctcctccgAATCCTACGCAAGCCCGAACGCTCCTCTCTCGCGCACTTCAAGTCCTCCCTGATTCCGGCCTGCTCTGGGTTCTCGCCATCGCCCTCGAACCGCGCGCAGGTCGCAAGACCAAAATGACCGACGCTCTACGAAAAACCGCTGATGACAGCTACGTACTCGCCACCGTAGCCCAACAGTTCTGGCTAGAGGGCAAACCCGCTCAGGCTCGCAAATGGTTCCAAC